In Ruminococcaceae bacterium R-25, one genomic interval encodes:
- a CDS encoding lysophospholipase L1-like esterase, with the protein MKSVVCFGDSNTYGHNPLNGERLPESVRWPCILQNLLGDGFKVIEEGLNGRTTVFDDPNDDWKNGVDYIKGILCTHRPVDYLVIMLGTNDMKTVYNASLDQIAAGLNEIVQRAEKVMNLKQGYVPKILIVSPPEITPDILTGPFAGSFDEISIDKSKRLAEYYKKVADKHGCAFLDAKQYIKPSVEDGLHLGPDGHKGLAEAVAKAIL; encoded by the coding sequence ATGAAATCAGTAGTTTGCTTCGGCGATTCAAATACATACGGACATAATCCTTTAAACGGCGAAAGGCTCCCTGAATCAGTCAGGTGGCCGTGCATTTTGCAGAACCTTTTGGGTGACGGTTTTAAGGTCATTGAAGAGGGCTTAAACGGCAGGACCACAGTTTTCGACGACCCCAACGACGATTGGAAAAACGGCGTCGATTACATCAAGGGGATCCTTTGTACTCACAGGCCCGTCGACTATCTGGTAATAATGCTCGGCACTAACGACATGAAGACTGTCTATAATGCGTCTTTGGACCAGATCGCAGCAGGCCTTAATGAGATCGTCCAGAGGGCCGAAAAGGTCATGAACCTAAAGCAGGGCTATGTCCCGAAGATCCTTATCGTATCGCCACCGGAGATCACGCCGGATATTCTCACGGGACCTTTTGCAGGCTCTTTTGATGAGATCTCTATAGATAAGTCAAAGCGTTTGGCTGAGTACTACAAGAAAGTTGCCGACAAGCATGGCTGCGCATTCCTCGATGCCAAGCAATACATCAAGCCTTCCGTGGAGGACGGCCTGCATCTTGGACCCGACGGACACAAAGGCCTGGCTGAGGCGGTTGCAAAGGCTATCTTATAA
- a CDS encoding NAD+ synthase (glutamine-hydrolysing) codes for MLDGFIRVAAASPVIKVGDVDFNVSQTVTLARKAAARDTAVIVFPELGITGYTCGDLFNQKALLDKAKIGLFDLAEQTGDLNTVIIVGLPYELGGKLYNVAAVIHQGDIIGIVPKQNIPNYSEFYEMRHFTPFYEDGIIMTEDDICFGRAVFNCDDLSFAVEICEDLWVPSSPSVEYVRNGAQVIFNLSCSDEIIGKAKFRRDLVKMQSAKLMAAYVYCDAGFGESTQDLVFAGHNIIAENGKILSESKRFANNNDDEAIIYADIDLERLDADRRRCNTFFSDISGDDGIDVVEFDAEFADIVPERKISKTPFVPSSKDDLAERCEDILNMQAAGLYTRLKAINAKHAIIGLSGGLDSTLALIVTIHAFDKLGLDRKNIIGVTMPGFGTTARTKNNSINIAEEYGCTLKEISIANAVIQHFRDIGHDMDDHDITYENSQARERTQILMDLANQEGGIVIGTGDLSELALGWATYNGDHMSMYGVNCSIPKTLVRYLVSYEAQRTSEYNTTLSKALADIVDTPVSPELLPPTEDGTISQKTEETVGPYELHDFFLYYMIRFGFTPSKIYRMAVRTFEGVYDEETIYKWEETFLRRFFTQQFKRSCVPDGPKVGTVSLSPRGDWRMPSDASRSVWLEDLKTVKE; via the coding sequence ATGCTTGACGGTTTTATCAGAGTTGCGGCAGCGAGCCCAGTAATTAAAGTCGGTGACGTTGATTTCAATGTTTCACAGACAGTCACTTTAGCGAGAAAAGCTGCGGCCAGGGATACAGCGGTTATCGTTTTCCCGGAGCTTGGGATCACAGGCTATACATGCGGCGACCTTTTTAATCAGAAAGCACTTTTGGATAAGGCGAAAATAGGTCTTTTCGATCTGGCTGAACAGACGGGCGATCTTAATACCGTGATAATAGTCGGCCTTCCTTATGAACTGGGCGGCAAGCTCTATAACGTTGCTGCCGTTATCCACCAGGGCGATATCATCGGCATCGTTCCGAAGCAGAATATCCCCAACTATTCAGAGTTCTATGAGATGAGACATTTCACGCCTTTCTACGAAGACGGCATCATCATGACAGAAGATGATATCTGCTTCGGCAGGGCTGTATTTAACTGTGACGACTTGTCTTTTGCAGTTGAGATCTGCGAGGACCTCTGGGTGCCTTCGAGCCCTTCCGTTGAGTATGTCAGGAACGGCGCTCAGGTGATCTTTAACCTGTCCTGCTCTGACGAGATCATCGGCAAGGCGAAGTTCAGAAGAGACCTCGTTAAGATGCAGAGCGCTAAATTAATGGCAGCTTATGTATACTGTGACGCCGGATTCGGCGAATCGACGCAGGACCTTGTTTTCGCAGGTCACAATATCATCGCAGAGAACGGCAAGATATTAAGCGAGAGCAAGAGATTTGCAAACAATAACGATGACGAAGCGATCATTTATGCTGACATCGATCTGGAGCGCCTCGACGCCGACAGGAGAAGGTGCAATACCTTCTTCAGCGATATCTCCGGCGATGACGGAATCGACGTTGTCGAGTTCGACGCTGAATTCGCTGATATCGTTCCCGAGAGAAAGATCAGCAAGACACCTTTCGTTCCTTCGAGCAAAGATGACCTCGCGGAAAGATGCGAAGACATCCTTAATATGCAGGCAGCAGGCCTTTATACAAGGCTTAAGGCGATTAACGCAAAGCATGCGATCATAGGCCTTTCCGGTGGCCTTGATTCCACGCTGGCGCTCATCGTTACGATCCATGCTTTTGATAAGCTCGGACTGGATCGAAAGAACATAATTGGCGTTACGATGCCGGGTTTTGGTACGACTGCAAGAACGAAAAACAATTCGATCAATATCGCTGAGGAATACGGATGCACATTAAAAGAGATCTCCATCGCAAATGCAGTTATCCAGCACTTCAGGGATATCGGCCATGACATGGATGACCACGATATTACTTACGAGAATTCCCAGGCAAGAGAGCGTACGCAGATCCTTATGGATCTCGCAAACCAGGAGGGAGGTATCGTAATCGGTACGGGAGACCTCTCCGAGCTCGCATTGGGCTGGGCTACATATAACGGCGACCATATGTCTATGTATGGTGTTAACTGCTCGATCCCCAAGACGCTCGTCAGATATCTCGTTTCCTATGAGGCACAGCGCACGTCTGAATATAACACGACTCTCTCCAAAGCTTTGGCAGACATCGTTGATACGCCTGTATCTCCCGAGCTTCTGCCTCCTACAGAAGACGGTACTATTTCCCAGAAGACAGAAGAGACGGTGGGACCTTACGAACTCCACGATTTCTTCCTCTATTACATGATCAGATTCGGATTTACCCCTTCGAAGATCTACAGAATGGCTGTAAGAACTTTCGAGGGAGTCTACGACGAAGAGACGATCTATAAGTGGGAGGAGACATTCCTGAGACGCTTCTTCACTCAGCAGTTTAAGCGTTCCTGTGTGCCGGACGGCCCTAAGGTAGGTACGGTATCCCTCTCTCCCCGTGGCGACTGGAGAATGCCTTCTGATGCTTCCAGAAGCGTATGGCTCGAAGACTTAAAGACAGTAAAGGAATAA
- a CDS encoding SSU ribosomal protein S15P produces the protein MSASFDKQAIIKEYALTEGDTGSPEVQVALLTYRINHLTEHLKTHKGDHHSRRGLLMMVGKRRNILDYLAQIDIERYRSLIARLGIRK, from the coding sequence ATGTCAGCATCTTTCGACAAGCAGGCTATCATCAAGGAATATGCTCTTACTGAGGGCGACACAGGTTCTCCTGAGGTTCAGGTTGCACTTCTTACTTACAGAATCAATCACCTCACAGAACACCTCAAGACTCACAAGGGCGACCACCACAGCAGAAGAGGACTTCTCATGATGGTTGGTAAAAGAAGAAACATCCTTGACTACCTCGCACAGATCGATATCGAGCGTTACAGATCTTTGATCGCTAGACTCGGCATCAGAAAGTAA